One stretch of Raphanus sativus cultivar WK10039 unplaced genomic scaffold, ASM80110v3 Scaffold4223, whole genome shotgun sequence DNA includes these proteins:
- the LOC130507252 gene encoding uncharacterized protein LOC130507252 — MDKWLSYNRIMRSERLSFAISQLTGRAYKWWLQEEDDRMFYKEPAITTWESLKLLLRDKYASKGHTSLKSTKKKVISTTDFRSENSETKMADYEKEISSLVKELLKTIKPLDKLKKLPKNQEPVTTVSELNDAESDSAAPIQEAQTETSLVKGNFEKGQEFSLFLPQSELNFNNSFGELTCLEPVQPSRIISVSQVAKEDSAEKEPEQSTQGKELEQQNSLQSEIIPESLSYDLQEHYGGITLFCVLEIFLSTILSLT; from the coding sequence ATGGACAAGTGGCTGAGTTACAACAGAATCATGAGGAGTGAAAGATTATCTTTTGCTATTTCTCAACTCACCGGAAGAGCTTATAAGTGGTGgttgcaagaagaagatgatcgcATGTTCTACAAGGAACCAgctatcaccacttgggaaaGTCTGAAGTTGTTACTGAGGGATAAGTATGCATCCAAAGGCCACACTTCTCTGAAATCTACAAAGAAGAAAGTCATATCTACAACAGACTTTCGAAGTGAAAATTCAGAAACCAAGATGGCTGATTATGAGAAAGAAATCAGCAGCCTTGTTAAGGAGCTTCTTAAGACCATCAAGCCCTTAGACAAGCTGAAGAAGCTCCCAAAGAATCAAGAACCAGTTACTACTGTCTCGGAACTCAATGACGCAGAATCAGACTCAGCTGCCCCAATTCAAGAAGCTCAAACCGAAACATCTTTGGTAAAAGGAAACTTTGAGAAAGGACAAGAGTTTTCTCTGTTCTTACCTCAGTCTGAACTTAATTTTAACAATTCTTTTGGTGAACTAACTTGTcttgaaccggtgcaaccgagtagaATTATTTCAGTGTCACAGGTTGCAAAAGAAGACTCAGCAGAGAAGGAACCGGAGCAGTCAACACAAGGAAAAGAGTTGGAACAGCAGAACAGCCTGCAATCAGAAATCATTCCTGAATCCTTGTCTTATgacctgcaagagcact